The proteins below come from a single Cricetulus griseus strain 17A/GY chromosome 6, alternate assembly CriGri-PICRH-1.0, whole genome shotgun sequence genomic window:
- the LOC103158534 gene encoding neuroendocrine secretory protein 55 has protein sequence MDRRSRAQQWRRARHNYNDLCPPIGRRAATALLWLSCSIALLRALASSNARAQQRAAQRRSFLNAHHRSAAAAAAAAQVLPESPESESDQELEGARAELPPVLARPECLDYDDIESETESESETESETETETETETETESDIESETETETETESDTAPATEPETEPEDERGPRGATFNQSLTQRLHALKLQSADASPRRAQPTTQESESDSEGEEPQRGPLDQDPRDPEESDSDERQEEARQPRRCKTRRLARRRRDQSPESPPRKGPIPIRRH, from the exons ATGGATCGCAGGTCCCGGGCTCAGCAGTGGCGCCGAGCTCGCCATAATTACAACGACCTGTGCCCGCCCATAGGCCGCCGGGCCGCCACCGCGCTCCTCTGGCTCTCCTGCTCCATCGCGCTCCTCCGCGCCCTAGCCTCTTCCAACGCCCGTGCCCAGCAGCGTGCTGCCCAGCGTCGGAGCTTCCTTAACGCCCACCACCGCTCCGCCGCTGCCGCTGCCGCCGCTGCGCAGGTTCTCCCCGAGTCCCCCGAATCCGAGTCTGATCAGGAGCTCGAGGGGGCACGAGCTGAGCTGCCCC CTGTGCTAGCCCGCCCCGAGTGCCTAGATTACGACGACATCGAGTCTGAGACCGAGTCCGAGTCTGAGACCGAGTCCGAGACCGAGACGGAGACCGAGACTGAGACTGAGACCGAGTCTGACATCGAGTCCGAGACCGAGACTGAGACGGAGACCGAGTCTGACACCGCCCCCGCAACTGAGCCGGAGACCGAGCCCGAGGACGAGCGCGGCCCCCGGGGCGCCACCTTCAACCAGTCTCTCACCCAGCGTCTGCACGCTCTGAAGTTGCAGAGCGCCGACGCCTCCCCGCGGCGTGCGCAGCCCACCACTCAGGAGAGCGAGAGCGACAGCGAGGGGGAGGAGCCCCAGCGCGGGCCCTTAGATCAGGATCCTCGGGACCCCGAGGAGTCAGACTCAGACGAGCGCCAGGAGGAGGCGAGGCAGCCCCGCCGCTGCAAGACCAGGAGGCTCGCCCGCCGCCGCCGCGACCAGTCCCCGGAGTCCCCTCCCAGAAAGGGGCCCATCCCCATCCGGCGTCACTAA